The DNA segment TCTATGAGCGGCATCGTGAGTTTGACATACCAGTCCGCGACGCGACGAATTCTGTCATGCAGAGGATAAGCTTTGAGAATGAAAAATTACTTCAACTATCAGGTCCAGGAAATTTCCGTTTCGCGTGCGCTTCGAATTTATGGCGCGGCACTTTCTGGAACTCTTGTCGTTACTGCGATTGCCTGGTGGGGACTTGCGCCGAATGTTTTTGATACGGCAAGTTTACCTCTGTGCTGGCCGCAGTTTCCTTTTTGTACCGACATCAGAATGTTCTGGTCTGAATCAGTCATTAAAGTCCACGTCCTATTGATCGCGGTTTTCGGGCTCTTGGGTGTCGGTGCGTTTTTCAAAGCCAAATCATCGCTTGGATATTGGGCCCTTACCGCCGGGACTGTTTTGAAAGTTCTAATGCAAATTCAAGATTTTCGGTTCATGGGCAACTACCACTACATGCCCTACTGGCTGATTGCTATTTTCCTTTTTCTTCCGCATAAACGAACGGCGTTGCCGTGGATGATCGTCGCGTTCTACATTTCTGCTGGTTCGCTTAAATTTAATCGCGAGTGGCTAAGCGGTGCCACCCTCCTCCGGCAATCCTTCATTCCACTCGATTTAATGGGACCCTTGTTGCTGTACGCGATTGTACAAGAATGTATAATCGTTTTCGGGCTTGTTTCCCGTTTCAAATGGTTTTTTCGCTTTGCCTTTTTCAACTTCATCGCGTTTCACTTGTTTAGCTGGCACATCGTCGGCTGGTTTTACCCCGTCATTATGTTCCTCGTTCTTTCAATCTTTCCGTTAGTTCAAAAAGAGTCCGGATCACTTTTCTTCATCGAAGATCTTAAAGATCGCTCAAGGTCGTTTCCGAAATCGGCGCTCGCGGCGCTTCTTATTTTCGCCGCCATCAATATCTATCCGCATCTTCTTCCAGGCGAGGCCGCATTGACGGGCAATGGAAGAATGATGGGTCTTAACATGCTGGATGTTATGCCAAGCTGCCGACACACTCTGTTCTTACGTTATAATAAAGACGGCCGAATAAATGAAACCGTCGAGTGGACGAATTCGCTTGTTGGCCTTGCGCCGAGAATCAAATGCGATCCGATTGTTTTTTGGAATCTCGCGAAGGAAATTTGCCAATCGGAAGCCTCGAACAAAGAGTTTCTGAACCTCGACATGGCACTTTTAGCCAAGCGCCAAACAGATGGTGCCTATCGACGCATTTTTGCTGTGAAAGACTTTTGCACGACCGGGTCTCCGCCAAACGTGTTCTTCCCAACTCCTTGGGTTCTTCAAGAGTCCGAAACAACTGTTAGGGCTCGCGAGTTAACCGAGCTAAAAACCGTTGGCCCCGCCATTCATTTCGACAAAATTCCGTTCTCGGCACCGGAAACCAAATTTGTTCGGCAGTTCCGAGAAAACCACTTGCGAGATGGGGTCGATGCAGATCCGACTGCGTTCGATGTCCGCGCAGCTAAGGTTCTTTGGCGCCAACCGATTGGGAATGTCGGAGTTCACACAGCGTCGAAAGCAAGCGCGATCGCCGATGCAAGCGGTGTTTACATCGGCTCGGACTCATCTTGGTTTTTCAAATTTTCCCACGACGGTGATTTACTCTGGCGCATTCGCCTCGGGCCTGCTGATCGCGGCGTTCACAGCACAGCCGCACTTGATGATCAATATGTGTATGTCGGTAACTATGCCGGAACCGCATACGCGCTCGACAAATTCACTGGGAAGGTCATCTGGGTAACCAATCTTGGCGATACTATTGGGTCTTCGTTTTTGCTAGACGGAAAATTTCTTTACGTGTCTGTGGAAACCTTCAAACCAAATGGATACCTCGTTCAACTGGATCGAGCCACCGGCGAACTCCGTTGGGCCTCGCGTTTACTTGGCGAACAAGGCCACTCATCTCCGGCACTACATCGCGAAAGCGGGCTTTTGTTTGCCGGCTTTAACAATTTTCTTTTTTATGCCATTAAAGCCACCAGCGGAGAAATTGCGTGGAAGCAGCTAGCTCAGCGACCGATCAAGTCGACACCCCTCGTGTTCAAAGATCAGGTCGTCGTTTCTTCTTCAGACGGCTGGATAAGATCCTACGAGGTCTTTGGCGGAAAAACTCTTTGGGAAACGAAGGTTTCCTCCGGGGAATTTCGTTCTTCGCCGACCCTCGAATCTACCGAGGGTGGCGGCACTGCGCTCATTAGCTCTTCCCTCGGCGAGATCATTTCGATAAATTTAAAGGACGGCAAGATTGCTAGACGTCATCAATCAAAATCCAAGTCGCAACTTATTGGAAGCCCGCTCTCGGTCGCGATTACAGGCGGTCGAGCTTTAATTACTGGTTGCGAGCTGAATGCCATTTGCGCTTTTGGCCAGCGCGGAAATAAGCTGAACGAATGGAAGCTCAACGGTGCTACGACCGGCCAACCAGCCCGCTTTGCGAACTCGATCTATGTGGTTGAAGACGCGAACGGCGAGGACTCAGGAGATCTTGTGAAAATTGGAGTGCCGGAATGAACCTCCGTAATTTCTCGTTCTTGTTCTCTGCGGAAACTTATTTGCTGTTTATACTATTGTCGGCCTTCACTGCCCCGCCGGCGAAAGCGCAAGTTACAACCCCGGTTGATATTGTCTATCACTATCGCGATGGCGGTTGCTTCAATGATCAGCGAGAACGCGGCAGAAACGCCGGCGCGATGGTAGAATGCGGGGCCCTCAAGGGGCGCGTCGCTTTTGGCCTTGCGGGCGTCGATCTCGTTGGTTTTTTCGGTCAATATCTCTATATCCCAAACCTCCTCTTCCTTAAAATCCGATTCGCCAACACACGTCTCGAGTTAGCGAAGTTTGACCAAACCAAAATTTCTGATTCGGACGTCACCAGTTCAGACTGGCGAGGTGCGCTGATGAACGGTGTTGAATTTGATAACACACGTTTCAAGGATGTCGATTTTCGCGGCGTGAAACTAAATAATGTGACTTTCCGCAACAGTGAATTGAAGAATGTAAACTTTGAGGGTGCAACTTTTTATAGAGTTAGATTCATCAATACTCGGACAGAAAATTTGAATATGAATTTCGTCTCCAAGAGTTTTGTCTCGGGCCTCCTCCCATGAAAAATCCTGCTTTGCGATGGCTTGCGCCCTGGCTAGGGTTCGTGATTTACAAAATTCTCTACAGCACTTGGAGAATCTCGATCAGCGAACCCCCCGAGATGCGCGAGGCAATCAAAGCCGGCACAGTTACTTTCGCTCACTGGCACGGAGATGAGCTTGCCATCCTCTATCTCTTGAAGCCGTACCGCGCATGCGCCATAACCTCGATCAGCGCCGATGGCCAAATCATGCACAAAGTAATTCAGCTCATGGGCTCGACAACATCACGCGGTTCAAGTTCTCGGGGCGGGGTCAGCGCGATCCGAGGAATCCTTCGTCTAACAAAAGAGGGTTGGAACCCAAGTGTTGCTGTCGATGGTCCAAAGGGCCCTCGACACAAAGTGAAAAGCGGAGTTTTCGAAATTTCCAAACTGACTAGCTCGACGATCTACCCTCTGACTGCTGCGTGTGATCGCGCCTGGCATTTTCCCAAAGCTTGGAATAAAACCTACCTTCCAAAGCCCTTTGCCAAATTGAGCATCGTCTTTGGTCCAGCACTTCCAGCCGTTAGTCGAGAGGAAGATGCGCACGACGTCGCTCTTGCCTCACGTCTTGAAGTGGCCCTCTTCGATGCAGAGCGCCACGCCCGGCACCTTCTTGCTGGCACCTAACGCCTTTGTTAGCCTTTTTAAGTCACGGATTGGCCGAATGGGCCTGACTTTTTAAGGGGTTAACGATGATTCGTCTCGTCGCATCAGGTTTTTTGGCCGCAATGCTGGCTTCAACAACAGTCGTCGCACAACAGGGCAGCGACATCGTTGCCGTTGTCGGTACGAAACAAATCACTCTGAAAGAGTTAAACGAAAAGTATGACGAGGTTGTCCGCAACACGATCAATCCGCCAGCGAAGGAAATCTTTCTTGAAGATCTCGTTCGCTACGAAATGGGCGTTCAGGAAGCTTACAAGCGCGGACTGCCTGAAGACCCGATCGTTAAGGAGCGCATTCGACAAGAAATCTACAAAGGATTAATCGAACGCGAACTCGGAAAAAAAGTATCCGAAATTAAGGTTACAGATAAAGAGATGCAGGAATACTACAAACGGAGTCCAGAGATCCGAACCAGCCACATCCTGATCGAATTCCGACCTGATGCGAACGAGGAACAGAAGAAAGCCGCAAAAGAGCGAGCTACGGAAATTATGGATGAGGTGAAAAAGGGCAAGCGGTCCTTCGAAGAGTACGTGGGACTTTACACGGACGACGTTCTTTCCAAAAAAACTGGCGGCGATGTTGGCTGGCAAACAGCACTGACGCTAGTCCCAAGCTACTACAACACTGCGCTTGCTCTGAAGACAAACGAAGTAAAAGGTCTTATCGAAACGCAGTATGGCTTTCACATAATAAAGAAAACTGGCCAGCGTTCATACCAAGAAGCAAACAAGCGAACAATCCGAGCCGCTGTGTTTGATAATAAACGACGCGCACTATTCGACGCCTACTTTGCTCAGCTTAAAAAACAATATCCAACAAAAGTGAATAAAGACAAAATCAATTGATGACAGGCGGCCTACGGAACCTCATCTCAAAGACGCCGCGGAAGCGGCGTTTACCGTTTCCGGCCATTCACCCTTTGCGCCTCACATTCGCTAGTGTCGCGATCCTTATTTTATCCTCGGCTGCCTGCACCCAGCGCGAATCAAGGCTGGTCCATCGAACCGTCATCGAGGTCAACGGCACAGCGGTTACGACTAAAACTTTTGCCGAACGTTTAGCTCGGCATTTGCGAAATCGCGATCCTTTGACTGTCAAAGACCCACAAATTCTTGAGCGTGCGAAGAACGATCTCGCCGACGCGCTTGTTTTACAACTCATTGCCGAACAGTGGGCCGCCAAAAACGGTGTCGCAATAAATAAGGAAGACGTCGACCGACGAATTTCCGAAGTGAGAGCCGAGTACGCCGATGAGCTCGCATTTAGAAAAATGCTCGCGGACGAAAATATTACTATGGAGATTTGGCGGGAAGAATTGCAGCAAAGTCTGCTCCGAAAAAAAGTTTACGAGAAGATCACGGCGGCCGCTGCGGAACCAACCGAAACAGAAATCAAGGCCTTGTTTGAGGCGAATAAAAAAGACTTTCAGCGGCCCGCCCGCATTCGACTCCGACAAGTCGTTCTCGAGAAAGAGGAAGACGCAAAGCGCGTCTACGAAGAAATTCAAAAAGGACGTGAGATCGGTCCAATCGCGAAACAGTTTTCCATTATGCCAGAAGCTTCAGAAGAAGGCGATACTGGCTGGATTGAAAAAGGAATTTTAGAGGTTTTTGACCAGGCGTTTAAGCTAGGTGTAGGTGGCAAGAGCAAAATCGTCAAAAGCGCCTACGGCTGGCACATTTATCAAGTGATTGGGAAAGAGCCCGAGCGCAAATTAACCTTGGAACAGGCTCGGCCGTCGTTGGTTCGAGACCTTAAGGAGCGGCGCGCCCAAAGCGATTTTGGGCGC comes from the Deltaproteobacteria bacterium genome and includes:
- a CDS encoding pentapeptide repeat-containing protein; protein product: MNLRNFSFLFSAETYLLFILLSAFTAPPAKAQVTTPVDIVYHYRDGGCFNDQRERGRNAGAMVECGALKGRVAFGLAGVDLVGFFGQYLYIPNLLFLKIRFANTRLELAKFDQTKISDSDVTSSDWRGALMNGVEFDNTRFKDVDFRGVKLNNVTFRNSELKNVNFEGATFYRVRFINTRTENLNMNFVSKSFVSGLLP
- a CDS encoding peptidyl-prolyl cis-trans isomerase, which translates into the protein MTGGLRNLISKTPRKRRLPFPAIHPLRLTFASVAILILSSAACTQRESRLVHRTVIEVNGTAVTTKTFAERLARHLRNRDPLTVKDPQILERAKNDLADALVLQLIAEQWAAKNGVAINKEDVDRRISEVRAEYADELAFRKMLADENITMEIWREELQQSLLRKKVYEKITAAAAEPTETEIKALFEANKKDFQRPARIRLRQVVLEKEEDAKRVYEEIQKGREIGPIAKQFSIMPEASEEGDTGWIEKGILEVFDQAFKLGVGGKSKIVKSAYGWHIYQVIGKEPERKLTLEQARPSLVRDLKERRAQSDFGRWLEGQIRLSTVKRDDAILKSISLSTRTD
- a CDS encoding DUF374 domain-containing protein, which translates into the protein MKNPALRWLAPWLGFVIYKILYSTWRISISEPPEMREAIKAGTVTFAHWHGDELAILYLLKPYRACAITSISADGQIMHKVIQLMGSTTSRGSSSRGGVSAIRGILRLTKEGWNPSVAVDGPKGPRHKVKSGVFEISKLTSSTIYPLTAACDRAWHFPKAWNKTYLPKPFAKLSIVFGPALPAVSREEDAHDVALASRLEVALFDAERHARHLLAGT
- a CDS encoding peptidylprolyl isomerase translates to MLASTTVVAQQGSDIVAVVGTKQITLKELNEKYDEVVRNTINPPAKEIFLEDLVRYEMGVQEAYKRGLPEDPIVKERIRQEIYKGLIERELGKKVSEIKVTDKEMQEYYKRSPEIRTSHILIEFRPDANEEQKKAAKERATEIMDEVKKGKRSFEEYVGLYTDDVLSKKTGGDVGWQTALTLVPSYYNTALALKTNEVKGLIETQYGFHIIKKTGQRSYQEANKRTIRAAVFDNKRRALFDAYFAQLKKQYPTKVNKDKIN
- a CDS encoding PQQ-binding-like beta-propeller repeat protein; the protein is MKNYFNYQVQEISVSRALRIYGAALSGTLVVTAIAWWGLAPNVFDTASLPLCWPQFPFCTDIRMFWSESVIKVHVLLIAVFGLLGVGAFFKAKSSLGYWALTAGTVLKVLMQIQDFRFMGNYHYMPYWLIAIFLFLPHKRTALPWMIVAFYISAGSLKFNREWLSGATLLRQSFIPLDLMGPLLLYAIVQECIIVFGLVSRFKWFFRFAFFNFIAFHLFSWHIVGWFYPVIMFLVLSIFPLVQKESGSLFFIEDLKDRSRSFPKSALAALLIFAAINIYPHLLPGEAALTGNGRMMGLNMLDVMPSCRHTLFLRYNKDGRINETVEWTNSLVGLAPRIKCDPIVFWNLAKEICQSEASNKEFLNLDMALLAKRQTDGAYRRIFAVKDFCTTGSPPNVFFPTPWVLQESETTVRARELTELKTVGPAIHFDKIPFSAPETKFVRQFRENHLRDGVDADPTAFDVRAAKVLWRQPIGNVGVHTASKASAIADASGVYIGSDSSWFFKFSHDGDLLWRIRLGPADRGVHSTAALDDQYVYVGNYAGTAYALDKFTGKVIWVTNLGDTIGSSFLLDGKFLYVSVETFKPNGYLVQLDRATGELRWASRLLGEQGHSSPALHRESGLLFAGFNNFLFYAIKATSGEIAWKQLAQRPIKSTPLVFKDQVVVSSSDGWIRSYEVFGGKTLWETKVSSGEFRSSPTLESTEGGGTALISSSLGEIISINLKDGKIARRHQSKSKSQLIGSPLSVAITGGRALITGCELNAICAFGQRGNKLNEWKLNGATTGQPARFANSIYVVEDANGEDSGDLVKIGVPE